The Branchiostoma lanceolatum isolate klBraLanc5 chromosome 1, klBraLanc5.hap2, whole genome shotgun sequence genomic sequence AATAAAATTTATCAGGCATATAGTTTATTTAAAGAACGAGCACCTAAATTAATGAAATTACCACCTGTTTAGAGGTAAACAACAGGTGTATGGGCGCGCCTAAGGTGGGGTTATACCGTTATAATGCAGTTTGCTGGCACTCGGTTGGAAAATGAAATAACGGTGTGTTGAACGGGAATATCAGCATAAGAACACTCTGAGGGAAAGTCTTTACCTTGGTGCACTGTTTCTTAAAGGTGAAAATATCCAGattgaagttttcctcccagtccCTGTTTTCACCGTTATACAAATTGTTCTTACTGACCGAAcgttatgtacaaatgtattactttcaatatcattttcattgttttgtatacaaGTCTTATCTTTTTCTCTGGTGTACAACTAATGGTAATTGTTTGGCGTTTTTCCTTTTTGTCATTTAGCTGTAATTAAGAGGAAACTTACTAAAGAGGCAAGAACCAACTGCATCCGCAAATGACAGTAACAGTACATGATCATTTATTATCTATCATCAATTTATATCTTTATTTATATTATTAAATTTACGATATTCAATTAATTATTACTATGGCCTAATTGAAATCTTTCCCATTATCTGATGGCATATACCGATTGTAATTACAAGGAAATACATTGCAACTTTCAATTGAGCACTTTTGGCATTTCTTAATTGAATGACATACAAGTTGCACAATGAAAGAAAACAGGTTCTTGCTACCATTCTATTAGATGCAAAATGTTTAAGTTAGGGTATCAATGAGTAATTTCATAGACTACATTTTGAGGTACATATATGCCCTTTGTAACTGTATTGGCCTTAGTCTACTGTATGTATCAATCCTAGCCTCATAGCCACATAGTATATGACTTAAATACCTGCGTTTATGATACCTCAAGCAAAACAATGAATACAAGTCCAATGGTAATCCAATTAACAACAATGTTTGATATTATCAAAAGCACAGCCACCATTTATGGTAACAACTGTCATTGCTGGCTTGGAGCCTTCCGTTATTGATTAGGTTAGCATTGACAGCCATTGACCCAACACCACAGAATTAAGTTTGCCGAAAAATTGAATGCAATTTTGTCCTTTTGAGTCACAGTTCTTATTTCTTCTCTGCAATCTTTCAAATCTGCCTCCTTCAAATCAGCCATAATAGTCTTAATGTCAAGTTATGAATGATTTGTACAACTGTTTTATTCCTTATTTCATCCCAGAagctaacatctactaacataattccaccagggtacataattccgccaccctgaaaagttaCATCCAAACAGaactccaacccaacgtcccccagtataatacactcttGTAATGTATatcaaactgtgcatacctggggggtgctgcactagcccggaatccaaacctattatagctcccgagtctatTTGCGGAGACTTGGGAGTTaaattaacataacataataataggtttggattccaggctagtgctGCACTACAGGTCTCTCAAACCCGCTGTTTTTctaagtggcagatttatgtaatcTGGCAGATTCATCATAATGGAGGTTAAATCCTCTCCACACACATGGCTACCCCcatcccccctcccacacacaggGCGGCCACGCCCCTGCTGCCCCCTGTCCTCTGTAAGGCGTACAGCAGGGTGACCAGGATCCTGGCGCCGGACGCGCCGATGGGGTGGCCGATGGCTATGGCTCCTCCACTCACATTAACCTGGGGATAGGGATGAAATGCATTAACAATGTATTATTTCAGGCTGTTTGTGATTTTGCTTCTAGGGCAACATCAATCACTTTCTTGGTTTTCTGAAATGTCAGGCAAAAATTATACTTATCCCTAACATTGTGGGAAAAAAGGACAGGGTCAGAGGGAAAAGTCTGTATCTAATAGTCCACACAGTTTCAGTAAGTGAATTTACCGTAAGgataatgttactgtaaatgctaaGGATAATGCTACtgtaaaatacatttacatttgtggggacttaattttgaaCTAGAGTGGGACAgaaggtttttgctgtgttcaaATTTTGTAGGTGCAACAGTTCTGTatgatacattggaaatgcatactTGTAGTGTCAGAATTCAGATGGGCAGGTCCCTACAAAAGCAAAACTAACCACAAAAAAATTTCTAAAAACATTCcaagatgtacagtactgtaaatgcattttaagttcgcatagtttttatttcgcggtagggagaaaatggagtgttcgaaacaatagtagagctacagtcaaaaagtgggcaaaaagttttgtggcagttttaagtttgtgccGAAAGTTCAACGCGAATactgcgaatataaaaccaacgcaaacatttttgcatttacagtatatggattaCCTTGGCTGCATCCAAGCCCAGATCCTTGACAACAGCTAGTGACTGAGCAGCGAAAGCCTCGTTCAGTTCAAATAGGTCCACTTCATCTTTGGTCCATTTCGCCTTCTCCAACTACAAATCAGAGGGACATATGATATGATTACCTTCATTATCAATAAAACATCTGTGTTTAACTCTCTATATCAGGACAGACAAGCAACCAAAATACTATGCTAAACCACATTTATCTATAATTGcttcatttttttgtaaaacaacAGGTTAGGGAAGCAATCAAAGTAGTGaatggagctagaataggaggGATACCAAGCTGTATTATAAAAGTGAACAATATTTCAAAAaataattttatcaggttggtagaacataggatattggaccTGTCTTTTTTCAAAACCAGTCACTTCTAacctgctgatgtttcagtgtctgtcagacaccttcttcaaagcttctgactggagtactgcttctcaccgctataagtagccgatgtaggtggcgcttttgcagcgagaacacaatcccaaatgcGGCTGAGCTTGCATACCCCCTTATCCCAGTTCAGCAGGTAAGAACtgactggttgtgaaaaaagaaaactccaatattctGCACAATGTTTGCAGATAAATATAACTCACAGCTTTCCTGATGGCGGGTATGGGTCCAGTCCCCATGATGGAAGGGTCCACCCCCGCCTGTGCCCAGGACACGACCCTGGCCAGCGGGGTCTGTCCTCGCTTCTGGGCCTCCGACTCCGACATCAGTACAACTACAGCCGCCCCATCATTTATACCTGCAAAGGAAATAGTTTGTATCtaatgtaatactgtaaattcatttatgttCACAGGCACAAAACTCTGAAGTAAGAGAAAGAAGGATTTTGCAGAGTTGTTCACAATTTTAACAATACTGTAGCACCAAAATGTAAAAGACGCAGTGTTATGACTTTGCAGTGGAGACATgtatgcaaaaataaaaccaacacAACTATTCATGTATTAACAGTCATGTTCATCCCTCCATCAATGAAGCAAAAATATATAAAGAACAAAAGTACAGAACACTACAACTTAATGCTGAAAAGTCTGCAATTGCTAGCTTGATAAAAGTTCAAACCTGAGGCATTTGCAGCAGTGACGGTCCCTGTTCCATCCTTGACAAAGGCAGGTCTGAGTTTGGTCATGCTTTCCAACACACAGCCGGCCCTGGGGTACTCATCCACTGTCACCTCAACAGAGCCTGGTATAGGAATGTAGTAATGTAGTAATTTTcaatacgccaaaaaacagttactcaagcaactggatatgattttggaaacggtcagactcAGACACTTCTGTGTtcaaatcatatccagttgcttgagtaactgttttttgcatatcaatacatgtacttgggtctaaccttcattgacacaaCATTTCTAATGTTCAGATTTTAAACAGGGAAAGGTATATGCTTATGTCATGTATATGCTGATATGCATGAGATATTGAGAAATATAATGTCATCCTGAATCAGGAGTTATGTCAAGAAGAATCAGAATATATATTCACAAATTAGGAGCTTTGTTCAGAAGAATCAGAAACTGTAGTTAGATAGGATCAGAACTTGCAGTCATAAATTGGAAGCTATTTTCAGAAGAATCTGAATGTATAGTCTGACACATCAGGACCTTGTAATGTTTGAAAGACCTGCCGAGTGCAATGGAGGAGAAGGGCCATGAGCACCCACGGGACtatgaccagatgatgatgatatataatATTCAGCTTGACTGTCCTGTACCTTTCCTTGATGTGACAGTGAATGTGTAGTCTGACAAATCAGGAGCTATGTTCAACTTGACTGTCCTGTACCTGTCCTGTAATCTCTATccgtggcaaggcagtatcaaaaggacCAACCAATATCAAAGCCACTAGAGGCTTTTGGTACTgattggcccttttgatactgccttgccacggatagatctgcttggagattacctttcCTAGATGTGACAGTGGATGTGTAGTCTGACAAATcaggagctacatgtatgttcagcTTGACtgccctgtacctgtacctcatTCACAGATAcaaccgatagatctgcttggagattacctttcCTAGACGTGACAGTGACGGGTGTGATCTCCTGGCTGAAGTGCCCGTCCCTCTGGGCCCGCTCCGTTCTCAGCTGGGACTCCAGCGCAAACTTGTCCTGTTCCTCACGACTCACTCCCCACTGCTTGGCAACATTCTCAGCTGGAGGAAAATTAAAGATataaaatgtttcaattttgtgAATTTTCTGAAAACAGCATTATCCCACTGGCAAAAACTTATAacttgtacctgctacaatacaTGTTTTTTGCATGTAGAATCTCACTTGGACAATTCAATACTGACCTCCTAATATATATAAGTGACAAATTTAACTCTCTAAGTGTCACCTAAATAACTGTCTCTTACATCACTGTCATCTTAGTTAGTGGAGAAATCAGTGCGCGTTAGGAATTAGGACATTCGAGGCCAACAGAGCTGCTGCTattcaggagaagaaggagaagaggaaACAGCGCTCCATCTCAGACTGTTCCTTTCCATGTAGCATCTGTGGTCGTTCATGTGCGTCAAGAATTGGTCTTCATTCCCACATGAGGACCCACCTTGGCAAATGACGTGTGAGCCTACTCATCTGTCGTACCGACAGGAGAATCCATCCATCTTAGTtagttaaaaaaagttaaaatcctacCACACCAtaagatgtatagggcggtgcccatctctgtttcatagccctgggccacactggtgaaatcactgtagcagggggctagtccactggcagtggagtgtgtttaacttccatactatttcagaagtatgtaccatttttataaagtctttggtatgactcaatgcgcctcttgtccagaggtgtcctaccagGGGTTTGAACCcaggccttctggtccaagtaatttgaaccagatgtggcaagtaacaGAAGGCCAGAACACTACACCATAGGGACACCCCTGTCATCTTAGTAGTTTAAGGGTTAAGATGGTGGAAGTTGCTTGCAAGCACATAGAGAATAACTTTGATCTAATAACAAAGGATTGATTCCCACCTGTTATCCCCATATGGTAGTTGTTGAAAGCATCCGTTAGTCCATCACTCAACATGGTGTCCACAAGATGGACATCTCCGaacttgacccctgacctcatGTGGACACAGTGGGGGGCCTGTGGAGGAGGGGGGTGGTTATCATGATTATTTGTTTCAGTTGACAAAGATGTGGAAACAAATCAAGATCGACAAgtgactactactagtatatgattttttttactttatcgCAACTTTGATTTTACTTATTTTCTAAGTTATTAAGGAAAACTAAACTAAGAAGTTTAAAAGAGAGATCTCTTTTCAAGGTCcagttcaactacatgtacataccatgcGGCCcaatcctctccttccactgccttttacctccccaaccgaagtcaggcacccattttacacctgagtggagtgcggaaagttgtgttaagtgcccttcccaaggacacaacatctagccaggaattAAACCCAGTACCTCTCGACCTCGCGTCTGCTTGCCTAGCCCCACGACCATTCAATGCCACTAAAGTTAAGAAATTAAACAAAGGTGATTCCTGAGAAGTTAGTTGTCACAACCTGACAGAGAAAGCACAGTGCAGTACACCTACCTTGGCGCAACGGCAGaacgttcggctcagaaccaagaggtcccgagttcgaatccagtcgtgtcaccgatcttgtgcccttgggaaaggcactttacacgactttcctcactccacccaggtgtaaatgggtacctgacttcggttggggaaggtcgtattgaggtcacctggtggcgcggaatggcagccgcccagacccttgcgacaaatcCACAAAATGTGGATAGATtaggtatatgttgtgtattatgtgaaacatgtaaaccctgcatcaattcagcgctagaaaggctgccattgcgggtaatttctgaccaataaaaaagaaaacattattaCCTTGCTCATGCTCTCCTGCCCCCCTGCTACCACCACGCTGGCGTCCCCACTCCTGATGGCCTGCACCCCCACCGCTACAGCCTTCAGCCCCGACCCACACAGCATGTTCACGCCCCAGGCTGGGACTGTGTGGGGTAGGGAGGCACCCATGCTGGCCTGGCGGGCTGGGTTCTGACCCTGACCTACCAAATAAGGACAGATCTGTATAGAgacatgtatatctgtacatTCAGTGCTGTATGTTTGTTTCGTTGTACAAACTCTGGGTAAcaagatttgattttttttctgcacttGAAAACATCCAATGAAATTGAATTACTTTTACTTCTAGTTTTTATCACAATGTCTCAAATCTGCTCtcgacatatatatataccagtTCTGATGGACCTATTAAAATTAGCATGGAAACCAGATCCTTCGCGCGATGCGAGACGATGACCCCTTTTGCCGGGGAAGGCCTAGTaggggatagagttggcacccggtctCTCTTGGCAGCCAATCTCTATAGCACGAGAGGTAATTagggggccgtgtgctatctgtggctgcggggcaagttgcttccccggccagAGGATTTAGCGACTgaagcgcggtggtctggtacccaggctaggatTCAAATTTGAAGTGAAAACTCACCTGCACTCAGAGCCTGCCCCATGATGACCTCTGACACGTCTTCCCCATTGACCTTGGCCCTGAGGAGAGCTTCCTTGATGGCCACACTGCCAAGTTCATGGGCAGCCAGACTGGACAGAC encodes the following:
- the LOC136429194 gene encoding acetyl-CoA acetyltransferase, cytosolic-like, giving the protein MDSPQYKMADHVVIVSACRTPVGSFNGSLSSLAAHELGSVAIKEALLRAKVNGEDVSEVIMGQALSAGQGQNPARQASMGASLPHTVPAWGVNMLCGSGLKAVAVGVQAIRSGDASVVVAGGQESMSKAPHCVHMRSGVKFGDVHLVDTMLSDGLTDAFNNYHMGITAENVAKQWGVSREEQDKFALESQLRTERAQRDGHFSQEITPVTVTSRKGSVEVTVDEYPRAGCVLESMTKLRPAFVKDGTGTVTAANASGINDGAAVVVLMSESEAQKRGQTPLARVVSWAQAGVDPSIMGTGPIPAIRKALEKAKWTKDEVDLFELNEAFAAQSLAVVKDLGLDAAKVNVSGGAIAIGHPIGASGARILVTLLYALQRTGGSRGVAALCVGGGMGVAMCVERI